A genome region from Flavobacterium sp. includes the following:
- the pruA gene encoding L-glutamate gamma-semialdehyde dehydrogenase, producing MLKGFFHVPKAVNEPVKSYAPNSPEKAAVQAAYTTMWNSQIDVPLYIGSEEIKTGNTRNITAPHDHQHVVGKYHLAEKQHIEKAIATALEARKKWANMAWEQRAAIFLKAAELIAGPYRARINAATMIGQSKNIHQAEIDSSCELIDFLRYNVEFMTQIYNDQPKSDSSVWNRVEYRPLEGFVYAITPFNFTAIAANLPASAAMMGNVVVWKPSDSQVFSAKIIIDVFKEAGVPDGVINVVFGDALMITDTVLASRDFAGVHFTGSTHVFKDIWAKIGANIHNYKTYPRIVGETGGKDFIIAHPSANVKQVVTGITRGAFEFQGQKCSAASRAYIPQSLWPAVKEQLIADVKSMKMGSPEDFGNFITAVIHEGSFDKLASYIDQAKKDPDAEIIVGGNYDKSKGYFIEPTVIVTTNPKYTTMETELFGPVITLYVYEDAKWEETLELVDTTSEYALTGAVFSQDRYAIEVATTKLQNSAGNFYINDKPTGAVVGMQPFGGARASGTNDKAGSALNLLRWASPRTIKETFVTPEDYRYPFLG from the coding sequence ATGCTTAAAGGATTTTTTCATGTACCAAAAGCGGTAAACGAGCCTGTAAAAAGCTACGCACCGAACTCACCAGAAAAAGCAGCTGTTCAGGCAGCTTACACTACAATGTGGAACTCTCAGATCGATGTTCCTTTATATATTGGAAGTGAAGAAATCAAAACTGGAAATACAAGAAATATTACAGCTCCTCATGATCACCAACATGTAGTTGGAAAGTATCATTTAGCTGAAAAACAACATATCGAAAAAGCGATTGCTACTGCGCTTGAAGCTAGAAAAAAATGGGCAAACATGGCATGGGAACAGCGTGCTGCTATTTTCTTAAAAGCTGCTGAACTTATCGCCGGACCATACAGAGCTCGTATCAACGCTGCAACAATGATTGGTCAATCTAAAAATATTCATCAGGCAGAAATCGATTCTTCTTGCGAATTAATCGACTTCTTAAGATACAATGTTGAGTTCATGACTCAAATCTACAACGATCAGCCAAAATCAGATTCTTCTGTTTGGAACCGTGTAGAATACAGACCATTAGAAGGTTTTGTTTACGCTATTACTCCATTCAACTTTACTGCTATCGCTGCAAACCTTCCTGCTAGTGCTGCTATGATGGGTAACGTTGTGGTTTGGAAACCAAGTGACAGCCAGGTATTTTCTGCAAAAATTATTATCGATGTTTTCAAAGAAGCTGGAGTTCCAGACGGCGTTATCAACGTAGTTTTTGGAGATGCTTTAATGATTACTGATACTGTTTTAGCAAGCCGTGATTTTGCTGGTGTTCACTTTACAGGTTCAACTCACGTATTTAAAGATATCTGGGCTAAAATTGGTGCAAATATCCACAATTATAAAACGTATCCAAGAATCGTTGGAGAAACTGGTGGAAAAGATTTTATCATCGCTCACCCAAGCGCAAACGTAAAACAAGTAGTTACCGGAATTACCCGTGGTGCTTTTGAATTCCAAGGTCAAAAATGTTCTGCTGCTTCGAGAGCTTATATCCCACAAAGTTTATGGCCAGCTGTAAAAGAACAATTAATTGCTGACGTGAAATCTATGAAAATGGGTTCTCCGGAAGATTTCGGAAACTTTATTACGGCAGTTATTCACGAAGGTTCTTTTGATAAATTAGCTAGTTATATCGACCAGGCTAAAAAAGATCCTGACGCTGAAATTATCGTTGGTGGTAATTACGATAAATCTAAAGGTTACTTTATTGAGCCAACGGTTATTGTAACGACAAACCCAAAATATACTACAATGGAAACTGAGTTGTTTGGACCAGTTATCACTCTTTATGTTTATGAAGATGCTAAATGGGAAGAGACTTTAGAATTAGTTGATACTACTTCTGAGTACGCTTTAACTGGAGCAGTTTTCAGCCAGGATCGTTATGCTATTGAAGTAGCGACTACTAAATTGCAAAACTCTGCTGGCAACTTCTACATCAATGACAAACCAACTGGAGCTGTTGTAGGTATGCAGCCATTTGGTGGAGCAAGAGCTTCTGGAACTAACGATAAAGCAGGTTCTGCATTGAACTTATTGCGTTGGGCTTCTCCAAGAACTATTAAAGAAACTTTTGTAACTCCAGAAGATTACAGATATCCGTTTTTAGGTTAA
- the apaG gene encoding Co2+/Mg2+ efflux protein ApaG, with protein MVSQITRGIKISVLTSFEGTYFKNYKIHFAFSYVVTIENHSKDSVQLTSRHWEIFDSLNDLEVVDGEGVIGKKPVLKPGENHTYSSGCLLSSPYGAMKGHFNMINFTTTKTFKVIVPTFRMCAPFALN; from the coding sequence ATGGTTTCTCAAATTACACGAGGCATAAAAATATCTGTTTTGACTAGTTTTGAAGGTACATACTTCAAAAACTACAAGATTCATTTTGCTTTTAGCTACGTAGTTACGATCGAAAATCATAGTAAAGATTCTGTACAATTAACTTCTCGCCATTGGGAAATTTTTGATTCTCTAAATGATTTAGAAGTTGTAGATGGTGAAGGTGTAATAGGCAAAAAACCAGTTTTAAAACCTGGCGAAAACCATACTTACAGTTCAGGCTGTTTATTATCGTCTCCTTATGGCGCAATGAAAGGTCATTTCAATATGATCAATTTTACTACAACGAAAACATTCAAAGTAATTGTACCTACTTTTAGAATGTGTGCTCCTTTTGCATTAAATTAA